A window from Cryptomeria japonica chromosome 1, Sugi_1.0, whole genome shotgun sequence encodes these proteins:
- the LOC131858220 gene encoding uncharacterized protein LOC131858220: MVFSNKKKRNQYKFYFEGSILEEDSNYKYLGIGFNKNLNWDGCRKKRILGGWKGWYALQNRCREAELRNWKASQTLLGLLVLPVILYGCELWASNTSGSQWKQSEQIQKHLITSKFKIKNTVPYEIMLSETGVAPIEAIVMVRLISYLKRIGTMEEGRWSKAVFNDTLCKRKKTWMQQNIKWLSKWNIYLNSCPTNSKEIKAFVMDKFHKWAWGNELARKKKYYITKFNSAYDHHQKAYIRAYISWKAKCIIAQLRTNSHQLHSEIGCWKRPKETWEERVCIFCTSGKVETEKHFILECDVFKDVRDKYNKLLTEGSWYDLFSEDFVERLGPLVSILHRKRADLQKSVRSYVLSHRLC; the protein is encoded by the coding sequence ATGGTTTTTTCTAATAAGAAGAAACGAAACCAGTATAAATTTTACTTTGAAGGCAGTATTCTTGAAGAAGATTCAAACTATAAATATCTTGGGATTGGCTTCAACAAAAATCTAAATTGGGATGGTTGCAGGAAGAAGAGAATCCTAGGTGGTTGGAAAGGTTGGTATGCTCTTCAGAACAGATGTAGAGAAGCGGAACTTCGGAATTGGAAGGCCTCTCAAACTCTTTTGGGGCTTTTAGTTCTTCCTGTTATTCTCTATGGTTGTGAATTATGGGCCAGCAACACTTCAGGTTCACAGTGGAAGCAGAGCGAGCAAATCCAAAAGCATTTGATAACAAGCAAGTTCAAGATTAAAAATACAGTTCCTTATGAAATCATGTTGAGTGAAACTGGGGTTGCTCCTATTGAAGCTATTGTTATGGTTCGTCTCATTAGTTATCTCAAAAGAATTGGGACAATGGAGGAAGGCAGATGGTCTAAAGCGGTTTTCAATGACACcttgtgcaaaagaaagaagacctGGATGCAACAAAACATCAAATGGTTGAGTAAATGGAATATCTACCTAAATTCGTGCCCCACAAATAGTAAAGAGATAAAGGCTTTTGTTATGGATAAGTTTCACAAGTGGGCTTGGGGTAATGAGTTagcaagaaagaaaaaatattatatcaCGAAGTTCAATTCTGCTTATGATCATCATCAAAAAGCTTATATAAGGGCTTATATTTCGTGGAAAGCTAAGTGTATTattgctcaattaagaactaactctcatcaactCCATAGTGAAATTGGTTGTTGGAAAAGACCAAAAGAAACTTGGGAGGAAAGAGTGTGTATTTTTTGCACATCTGGGAAAGTTGAAAccgaaaaacacttcattttagagTGTGACGTCTTCAAAGATGTTAGGGACAAGTATAATAAATTATTGACTGAGGGATCTTGGTATGATCTTTTCAGCGAGGATTTTGTCGAGAGGTTGGGGCCACTTGTCAGTATTCTACATAGAAAGCGGGCAGATTTGCAGAAATCAGTTAGATCTTATGTGTTGTCTCATAGACTTTGTTAA